Within Desulfofalx alkaliphila DSM 12257, the genomic segment CCATATTTTCCAGCTGCTGCCCTGTGTTTTCGTCCAGGCGGGAATCTGTAACCAAGACATCTATTTGGTCCCAGTGGGCAAAGGTGTGATAGCAAACCTGGCCAAACTTGGCGCTGTGGGCCACCAAAACCACCTGCTTGGCTGCCTCTATCATGCTCTGCTTTATTTCTGATTCTTGCATGTTGTTGGTGGATAAGCCGCGGTCAATGCTCAGGCCGGTGGTGGCCAAAAACAGCTTATCTGCATTGAAATTGGCAAGGGCCTCCCTTGTCATGGGCCCCACCAGGGCCTGGGTTGTTCCCCGCACCTCGCCGCCGGTTACCAGCAAGGTAATTTCAGGCCGGTTTAGCAAAAGATTGACAATTGGCAGTGAGTTGGTAATGGCCACGCATTTTTTCTTCAGTGATTGGGCCACCGCCAGGGTGGTTGTTCCTGCGTCCAGAATGATAGAATCCCCTGCTGCCACTAAGTCTGCCGCCAACTTGCCAATAAAAGTTTTTTCCCGTTCGGCCTCCCCTAACCGGGCAAGAAAACGGGCTCCCCCGTGTTCACGCTGTATCAGCCCCAAATCTGCCAGCACCTTCAGTTCGCGGCGAATGGTCATTTCTGAAACATCAAAGCGTTTTGCCAGTTCTGCCACCGTTAGGTTTCCATGTTCTTGCAGTAATAATCTAATTTTTTCTCGCCGCTTGCTAGTCAATGTTCTTCCTCCTTTTGTTTATTTTAGCACTTTTTTCTGTTCATGTGAACACTTTTTTGTTAAAATCTTGTTGGTATGCACAGATTCCTGGGCATTTTTTCTACTAAAAAAGGCGAACCTTTCGGTTCGCCCTTGGCAATATAGTCTATGTAAAATGTATTAATTTTACCCCCGCCTCTTTAAACATGTCCAGGGACCTTTCATCCGGGTAGCTGCCGGCAAATACCACCTTTACTATGCCGGCGTTTATTATCATTTT encodes:
- a CDS encoding DeoR/GlpR family DNA-binding transcription regulator, whose protein sequence is MTSKRREKIRLLLQEHGNLTVAELAKRFDVSEMTIRRELKVLADLGLIQREHGGARFLARLGEAEREKTFIGKLAADLVAAGDSIILDAGTTTLAVAQSLKKKCVAITNSLPIVNLLLNRPEITLLVTGGEVRGTTQALVGPMTREALANFNADKLFLATTGLSIDRGLSTNNMQESEIKQSMIEAAKQVVLVAHSAKFGQVCYHTFAHWDQIDVLVTDSRLDENTGQQLENMGVKVLTAKLS